Within Tribolium castaneum strain GA2 chromosome 10, icTriCast1.1, whole genome shotgun sequence, the genomic segment ttgttctttgcctcataaaatttaattggtttAGTTTCTAAAAAATAGATATGAACACGCccatttttttccattttttgagcATAACCTTTTACCAATTAAAATCGTCGTAGTTGGGTGCCAtttaataactcgaaaactaaaaggaaaaCACTTGGTTTCAtactttttattgtttatttattttttacatttattaattgtatagtaactgaaaaatttaatgtgcAGTTGAAAGAAACTACagactaaaattattttaaatatgtcGGTGTCAGGTTGGAACGGTTGCCTTGTAGCTCCATTGACGAATAAATCCCAAACTatggaataattttattgatgcTTTAAACAAAGAGCTAACTGATGTGTTGTGCGATAAAATGATCAATAACCTAACGTTTATTTCAATATAGTGCCCAGTTAAATTCGGCTTACGGAGATatgattttgttaaaactgtttaaaaagaATTGGGCTTATTGTTTCTATTGTAGCTATTCTATTTTTAGATAAGCATTCAGGAAGGCCTAGTTGGGAAGTTCCACTGTAGGTGGAAATAACATATTTGTTTGTACAGAACAAATTTTGCCGGggcttaaaaatttttacaggGTTCGAGCCCCGGTAATAAGGGTCTAGTTGGCTCTTATAGCTactatttacttttttatttatttatttgggaaatcgtacaaataataaaaacagcactaaacaaaaaagttaaaaaatgcaacagcTTATGATTTTGTCCTCAGATTTGTATCACTTTCCATTTGTCAAAGATAAAAGACACTTATCACTTGGCCAAAAGCCGCTAAACTGAATCGCACCGTTTCGGAGCGGGTGATTTCCCTGTGACCGGTAGTGTCgataaaatcgtaaaaatgAGTGGGTCTAGCAGGTGTATGAAGGGTTGACCGCGTGGGAACGTTGTGCCAGCTGTGCGCACCCGTGGGAACAACTGGCAACAGGTTTCACCCGTGCGTTTGTTCCAGGTTTGGACGCCTTCACGTACGACCCGCACAAGTACGCGATGGACTACCACGGGATGGGCTTCCGGGAGTGCGTGGCGGAGGTGGCCCGCTACCTGGAACGCATCGAAGGCCTCGACGTCCAAAACCCGCTCCGGCTGCGCCTGACCTCGCACCTCCAGTGCTGCGCAGCGCAGCGCGAACTCGCCTCCAAGCAGTCGACCTCCGCCCCCTGGGGCTACGGCTCCCCCCAGCCGTACCCGCCGCCGCTGAACGCGCTCCCGCCCTCGCCCGCGCCCGCGCCCAACCACAACCACCAGCCGCTGCCCCACCAGAACATGCACGAGCTGGGCCACTTCGAGGCCCCCCAGACCTCCGCCCCGGCCCCCACCAGCGACCGGCTGGCCCCCGCCTCCACCGTCCTGACCCCCCTGACTACCACCACCTCCGCGGCGCTCGCCTACAGCCCGCATCAGTACCCCAACACCTTCACCATACCCACCTCCAGCCACCACCAGAACTACAACCAAAGCAATATTCCCACCTCGCAAGGGATGAAGCCCTACAGGCCGTGGGGCACCGAGCTTGCCTATTGATAGTGCCTCAGTGTTCAAGTGACCGTTTCACCTTGCTGCCTTCCGGTAGGGGACAGTGGACACGTTTGGACGCCTTCCCCTACTTACGTTGCACGGGAGTGGAGGTTTTAGTCATTTTGTACCTaattcgagtttatttatttttagtctaGACATTCCCacatagaaatatttttatagacTTTAGCCCTCGaggcatttttttgtacattgtATATGATCTCACGTCAGATCGAGAGTTTGTTGTGATTTAATTTagcaataaatcattttctaTAATCTGTTTCACATCAAACATCACCTCTCCTTTCTCATCCTTAGAAACTCACAACTGCCGAAAGTTTTGGTGAAGGGCAGTGACCCTTACTGGCCTAAAATTGGGCGAAATGTACAATAATGGATGTGCCCTTTGATGGCATTGTTTGAGGAAATAACAAGTCTGATTTCCCGTTTGTTGCGATTTGTCAATTTCCATACCGGCGCGTTCTATTGAAAATCAGTGGTGCAAAAAGTCGGATTTCGAAAACCAGGTGATTGGCGTAGTCGTGGAAGGGTTGAATAGGCGTAAGATAATAAAACGTCGGTCCAACCCCTTCTTTGCAAGCTTTGTGTGTTTCGCAACGCATTACAAACTAGTAAAACTGGACCAAACAGTATGGATTTAAATTTCGGACCTGGCCCCTTATTTGCGGATCAGAACCTGTTTGACATTGCGAACTCTTCACGCGGAAAGCAAATCTCGGATGACAATGGCGCTGcgacaattattttaattttttagcatttcAGTAAAATGGGCAACGGTTGCGTGCACGTGTTCTTCGCCGAGGGGGCAAAGAGGAAGCGCTAATGCCGGCACTTAACAAAGGCCGAGTTGCGGAATTTTGCTGTAATTAAGTCCGACACGGATTTCCACTCGAACATCCCAAAATGCAAAACGTATCGCTGTGCAAACAAATCGACGTGTGATAAAAAGCGAATGCAAATAGCGTTTCGT encodes:
- the Hey gene encoding hairy/enhancer-of-split related with YRPW motif protein, which encodes MDHALSQNTPLHWGYSANNPNASSWQPVARPVKRPLSESDDCDDVFSEESSKEQCTSPGDADSCQMLSRKKRRGVIEKKRRDRINMSLSELKRLVPSAFEKQGSAKLEKAEILQMTVDHLKMLHAKGLDAFTYDPHKYAMDYHGMGFRECVAEVARYLERIEGLDVQNPLRLRLTSHLQCCAAQRELASKQSTSAPWGYGSPQPYPPPLNALPPSPAPAPNHNHQPLPHQNMHELGHFEAPQTSAPAPTSDRLAPASTVLTPLTTTTSAALAYSPHQYPNTFTIPTSSHHQNYNQSNIPTSQGMKPYRPWGTELAY